In Saccharomyces eubayanus strain FM1318 chromosome II, whole genome shotgun sequence, the genomic stretch gaaaaacgcAGATGAATCGAGTCCCGCAACTGGGACTTTCGTGTGAAATACTTGCAAAATTGGGTTATAAAGCAGCTGCtggaaaatagaaaaaattaaaactTTCAGAAAAGCTATTCCCTGAAACACAGAAATCGTAGGGGCTTTTAAACTTTGGTTATATAATATTTGCTCCATGTTGATAAATGAATGAAACGGACAAGAATGAACTTTGCTCTTGGAGACGCTGTAGTTTATTAGCTGttattttgttgtttattCTGAATGATGTTGCAAGTGGaatgtaaaaaaataaaacgaGGAAGCATAAAAACGTTATGTGGAAATACGGAacaatatatacatatatatatatatacgccTGTGTATCCatgtgtatgtatgtacATGTATACGGGTGTTTTTTATGTCAGCCGCCTTCCTCATAGCGTAGGATTTTGTGTCATTGGCAACATTAGCGCCATCTGCCCGGACGAGAAAACACATCAAGAGAAACTGAAACTGAAACTGAGGAACTGCGTCAGTCGGTGTATTATTTAAGAGGATATATGGGGAAATCCCAACAAGAGATAAGAAGATAAAAGGCCCTTAAGATATAATGATTCGAAAATATATGATCAGTGTTAAAAAGCTATTGTCAAAGTTTGTTTCCACCTATAAAGGATTCGGACGAAGAAATtcatgttgttgttgttatgGGTTATCatcatatatattttcaatcaTTAGATCAAGAGAATGCctataaaagaaaatgagatATTATATTCATCTGAATATACtcaatatctttttttctgtttgcTTTCTTATTTACAGGCCATATCGCTGTTGTTGTAAGTGTGAAAACTAACAATATATGTTTTAAGGTAATAGgttgtcttttcaaattaataGGCTCCTTTTTATATGACCGTTTAGAAAGAAGGCAGTGAAAGTGTAaaatttgcattttttcgtttcaaaaatgaacatCCATACATTTTCatacattttcttctagGGCTTGAACCAAATTATTTACTATTCAACTGCCCAATGGAACGCCGGAAAAATTGGACTCGGATCTACCTCGTAAACTAGTTGCCTTAGCGTTATTATCGGAAACACCAATGTCATTTTTGGATGGAAACGCTCGAAAGTAGAATTCTTTGTTATAATCTTGAGAGACAGACACGTGCGCATCTTTATGTAGCATAATTCGCTAAGTCAATCGTCGATGGTGATAGGTTTAGCAAAGTATGATTCTATGCAAATTCAAAGCTCAAAAAGCCACAATTTTCAGGAACGGTAATAATTAAATTCGGCTGAGAAAATGCCGAGTTCATCATGTTGGATGAACGTGCCGAGTGTtatctcttcttttctataACGGAAGGGGCCCGGAAGGTATAAACAGCATTCCCAAAGTCACCAAAATTAGGAGAGAATGATTTGTTTGAGCGGTGAGCGGCCACTTCATCACCAATTTGTTAGTGAGGCGCACCTCCGGATACCTAAAAATAGACCCACTCTTAATATAAGCAAGGAGGCTCAAGCCTCTTTTCAACGTTAATGGTCCTCTCTTGATGCCGCATGTGCGATTTTAGAGTGACCTATAgtgtgaaaaaattgaatgatCTTTTAAAGTACGATGTATGTATGCTTGAATTTATAAAGAATATGGTAAGGCGTTGAATTGTAATACGTAGCtaagggaaaaaaatgtggCGTTCCTATCGATTATTCtccctttttcaaatgcgTTCTATAATGCTGTAAGCAATTATCATGTCTACTAAATCGTTGAGTACAGCCCTTATACGGACaacaatgatttttttcacctgtATGGATTCTGTTATGCCTTGCAAGGTGGCCTGACGTAGTAAACCCTCTTGCACAAATTTTGCAAATATACTTGCGCCGTTGCTCAAGGTCCTCTTCATCGGATAATGTGTTTTTGGGATCGGTTCTCTGCTTCCGCGTTTTTAGAGAATACCGTATGTTTCCCATGTTATCATAATCGTCATTAGAAACCGTCCCACTATCGGTTTGCCGTATTATTGACGAATTGGCATTCAGTTGGGATAGCGGGCTTTTTTCCGAAGAATCTGAATTGTATTGTAGTGATGAACTATCGAAAGAAACGCTTCTCATCTGCAAATTGGGTGTTGTCAAGTATTTGGGTTCCACATTTTCAGAACTATCTTCTGATCTATTGTGATATCGAAAATCAAAGGCAGTCTTATTTAGTTTATGTTTAAGCTCATTCTCCACCACATGCGAATTAGTTAAAACTGGCAGCAGTGTCtggtattttctttccgGATTCAACTCAacgatttcttcttgatctgAACTTCTATCAAACGCCGAAATTCCTGGTAGTACGGGTATCGCAGAAACGTTCACGTTACTGTAATTATATGGATAAAACATTGCCTAGAAGTTAGGAGCTGAAAAGGGTTGAAAAGTGATATGTTGGCAAAGGGGAACAGTCCAAGAAAGGCAAACCCGGTAAATagtaaaaaggaaaaaatgaCTGCAATGAATAGGTATTACTGTGTAGTAATGctttaaaaaatctttttatGGTTTGATATTAAAGTTCGAACAGTCGCAGAAGCACTTTATAGcgtcaaaaaattttctcgTGTAAGCAAGATAAAGAGGTAATGGCAAGCGGGACGCAGAAGCGGAATCAAATTTCGAATTTGAGTCTTAAAAGTTctcttctttatatatgaGCAGACGAGGAAGGAGCCTGCAGCCGGTGCGGTGAATAAAGAAGTGACATTGCCAAGAGAAtaattaaaagaaaagacaccCCAAACACCCTGACCGGCGGCGAAGCCCCTCTGCACGTTCAACGCGTGTCGTTTCACGCTTAAGGGTCCTCAAGAGGACATCGTCTTTTTCCgataagaaaaatctaGACCCAATGATTCTTTTCCCTTCTTTTCCGGCGCGGCCTTTTAACTGCttaggaaagaaaaaaacatttctTGGCTTTCCCTATGGGAATTGACAGTAATCAAGCCGgtagtttttttcctgtttgGAAAACCagagtttcttttccattttgcAACGTTTCAAACAGaaatatgtaaaaataGGTTGGAGTTGAAAAGGTAGCGAATCTTTTGTCTAGGGGGGCTTGTCCTAAAAAGttaaactttttgaaaacaaagtaCACTTCAAAGAGGTATTCGTCGTTTCATTAGCAAGGCTTGGCCTAAGAACTTATaatcttgtttcttttttttcgttgaAAGCCGGCTGCAAAGCTAGCTACGGCGTATAGATGATTACTTTCAACAAAGAACACTAAGGagaggttttttttttggcccACCCAAAAAGTATGTCTAAGTATTTCCCTTTTCTCAGAAGGGTTCGTGACGTAGAATGCCGACTTACGATTTTTACGCTTGGCGTTCTAGGAGTCCCTGCGCCCAACCGAAAGAGCCCGCACCGCCATAAACGCGATGGGTAGCCAGATCTGTCGGGAAAAGACAGGTAAAGAGCTCGTACATACCTATACGAGTTTATTTTTGTCCTATATTCTCACGTTCTTCCTtctggagaaaaaaatgccaaGATGGGAAGGCATCACAATATGATTCCTGCACCACAGGAAACGAGGCGTACATTTGTCTTTACTTAGAAAATAACCTCTTTCTTCTGGTGTTGGTTAGTCTTGGCATGCATTATAGTGTATAGGCTGGGGTTGATGTGCTACTGTGTACCTCCTACGGTGGCTGAGTCTACAAACAGAGTATATTACGCAGATTTGCCAAGACATCTCTAGTCCAAACAATGGTACAATTGGTATTTCCTTGCTCTTCAACAGCGCGTGGAAAATATGCCCGGTGACGTTAACCTGATCCTCTTGATGATGcaataaatatatcagTACTACCTGCCACCTAATAATAGCCGCCTTATGAGTATGCTTAAGAAAGATGATATTCGAGGGAACCGTTTACTACGTAATTAGGTAAGTGAAATTGGggttctttttcttggtagGCAGAACTATGACAAGCAATTGCGCTTAGCTGCGCACAACTTATTTTAAATTTGCGTAAACTAGGCTATGAGATCGTACAAACTAATGATCgtatcctttttttttttacttgtTTCTAATTCGATTTGTTAGACCTCgtaaaatatttaataatgttttcgaaaagaccagttttttcattttttcaagatgaCGACAATAGAACTGGAAATCGCCGCTGAAAAGGGCGATTATGAAGAACGATGTGTCGGGTAAAGatcaattcttcttttttgtttttcctttcacAGAATTATGTGTCTCGGTTGAAACATTTAGAATAGTTTATTACAAAGtaaattttattcaaacATGACAAACCACGTTCGGAACGAGATAGCCATGACGGAATAGGACCACTGGAAAAAAGTGTCTTCTtgatttaaaaaaaaaaaatgctccaatgaaaaaaaataatctaGCGGGGCTCAGTACAATGTATTATGACACGTAGACCTTTCTATAATAGGCGCAATTCTGGCAATCACCAGTTCTTTCCAAATCGCCCCATACCTCGTATATGCAAGAAAAAGCGGCGACGGAAATAAGAACATTTGTAAGAGGATCGCGCCAACTTAAAATCATTTAGGCAAGACGGTTAACAACTCGTTGGAGCCGCACTCATGTACGGGTCTGATCTTGGATCTTAGTAATGTAAGGAAGAAATATGTCATATGGAGTCTTAGTTGAATTGGTCAACAGAGAAAACGTAGATAGTTGTAtcatttggtaaaaaaatatgaacAACCGGATCATTTTGCACcctttttccaattctctTCGAGCTGGTGTGTGCAATTGGAAGTccgcttttttttaaaaaaaggcatAGCCTTGCCttgttgatattttccTCCACTGTATTAGTCGGATTCtagttttcttcaacaagacACTTTCTATTAGCAAGCCCGCAAATCCTCAAGAGTTCCGCTCGTTCCTTCcagaaaaaacaatactCCCGACTTGTGATCAAAGTCCCTCCAAACAATCTCTGCGGAGTTTTGAAAGTGTCTTAGAGTTTTCACAGCGTATAAAAGTCATTACAGGCACTTGTTTCCAATTTTCAATTGTTCAGGGAGTGCCTTTACGCCTTTATCCCCCTGGTATCACATCAACAGGCACATTGTAACGAGGCTCCTGCTAGATTTCT encodes the following:
- the NRG1 gene encoding transcriptional regulator NRG1, which translates into the protein MFYPYNYSNVNVSAIPVLPGISAFDRSSDQEEIVELNPERKYQTLLPVLTNSHVVENELKHKLNKTAFDFRYHNRSEDSSENVEPKYLTTPNLQMRSVSFDSSSLQYNSDSSEKSPLSQLNANSSIIRQTDSGTVSNDDYDNMGNIRYSLKTRKQRTDPKNTLSDEEDLEQRRKYICKICARGFTTSGHLARHNRIHTGEKNHCCPYKGCTQRFSRHDNCLQHYRTHLKKGE